In one window of Nevskiales bacterium DNA:
- a CDS encoding sigma 54-interacting transcriptional regulator → MSGTTGKILLVDDDADLRRLLGIRLSASGHQVQSVGSAAQALAAMAQYRPDLVITDLRMEEMDGIQLLQELQRTRPGMPILIITAHGTIPDAVQATQRGAFDFLTKPIDKNLLLQRVDEALRLSGAGTLDDSWQADIVTGSDVMRELLLDARQVAGSDVSILITGDSGTGKELLARAIHKASPRREHPFVAINCGALPENLLESELFGHEKGAFTGAIRDHLGLFRAAHGGTLFLDEIGDMPLTLQVKLLRVLQEREIRPVGSTRSIPVNVRIISATHRDLDGAMAEGRFREDLYYRLKVIKLELPPLAQRLGDIPLLVSHFLKQLAAREGGQQKVYAPEAMELLVTAEWPGNVRQLYNMVEQNVALSPTPVISAALVQKALGGSAGKLPSYAAARDEFTRNYLVQLLQITRGNISQAARLAERNRTEFYKLLARHRVNPSDFKQK, encoded by the coding sequence ATGAGCGGCACGACCGGAAAAATCCTGCTGGTGGACGACGACGCCGACCTGCGCCGCCTGCTCGGCATCCGCCTGAGCGCCAGCGGCCACCAGGTGCAATCCGTCGGCAGCGCAGCGCAGGCGCTGGCGGCCATGGCCCAGTACCGCCCGGACCTGGTCATCACCGACCTGCGCATGGAGGAAATGGACGGCATCCAGCTGCTGCAGGAGCTGCAGCGCACGCGACCCGGCATGCCGATCCTGATCATCACTGCGCACGGCACCATCCCCGACGCGGTGCAGGCCACCCAGCGCGGCGCCTTCGACTTTCTGACCAAGCCGATCGACAAGAACCTGCTGCTGCAGCGCGTGGACGAGGCGCTGCGGCTGTCCGGCGCCGGCACGCTGGACGACAGCTGGCAGGCGGACATCGTCACCGGCAGCGATGTGATGCGCGAGCTGCTGCTGGATGCACGCCAGGTGGCAGGTTCCGACGTCAGCATCCTGATCACTGGCGACAGCGGTACCGGCAAGGAGCTGCTCGCACGCGCCATCCACAAGGCCAGCCCCCGCCGCGAGCATCCCTTCGTGGCGATCAATTGTGGCGCCCTGCCGGAGAACCTGCTCGAGTCCGAACTGTTCGGCCACGAGAAAGGCGCATTCACCGGCGCGATCCGCGACCACTTGGGCCTGTTCCGCGCCGCGCACGGCGGCACCCTGTTCCTGGACGAGATCGGCGACATGCCGCTGACCCTGCAGGTGAAGCTGCTGCGCGTGCTGCAGGAGCGCGAGATCCGGCCCGTCGGCAGCACCCGCAGCATCCCGGTCAATGTACGCATCATCTCGGCCACGCACCGCGACCTCGACGGCGCCATGGCCGAGGGCCGCTTCCGCGAGGACCTGTACTACCGGCTGAAGGTGATCAAGCTGGAGCTGCCGCCGCTGGCGCAGCGACTCGGAGACATCCCGCTGCTGGTGTCGCATTTCCTCAAGCAGCTGGCGGCGCGCGAGGGCGGGCAGCAGAAGGTCTACGCGCCGGAGGCGATGGAACTGCTGGTGACCGCGGAGTGGCCGGGCAACGTGCGCCAGCTGTACAACATGGTCGAGCAGAACGTCGCGCTCTCGCCCACCCCGGTGATCAGCGCGGCGCTGGTGCAGAAGGCGCTGGGCGGCAGCGCCGGCAAACTGCCCTCCTACGCCGCGGCGCGCGACGAATTCACGCGCAATTACCTGGTGCAGCTGCTGCAGATCACCCGCGGCAACATCAGCCAAGCGGCACGCCTGGCCGAGCGCAATCGCACCGAGTTCTACAAGCTGCTGGCGCGGCATCGCGTCAACCCCTCCGATTTCAAGCAGAAATGA